A window from Brachyhypopomus gauderio isolate BG-103 chromosome 6, BGAUD_0.2, whole genome shotgun sequence encodes these proteins:
- the eif1 gene encoding eukaryotic translation initiation factor 1 has product MSAIQNLQTFDPFADATKGDDRLPAGTEDYIHIRIQQRNGRKTLTTVQGIADDYDKKKLVKAFKKKFACNGTVIEHPEYGEVIQLQGDQRKNICQFLTDIELAKEEQLKVHGF; this is encoded by the exons ATGTCCGCTATCCAGAACCTCCAAACTTTTG ACCCCTTTGCTGATGCAACTAAGGGTGATGATCGGCTCCCAGCTGGGACTGAGGACTACATCCACATAAGAATTCAACAGCGGAACGGCCGCAAGACTCTGACTACTGTTCAGGGCATTGCCGATGACTATGATAAGAAGAAGCTAGTCAAGGCCTTCAAGAAG AAATTTGCCTGCAATGGGACCGTGATTGAGCACCCCGAGTATGGTGAAGTGATTCAACTACAGGGTGACCAGCGCAAAAATATCTGCCAGTTCCTGACTGAT ATTGAACTGGCCAAAGAGGAACAGCTCAAGGTCCACGGTTTCTAG